A DNA window from Scomber japonicus isolate fScoJap1 chromosome 14, fScoJap1.pri, whole genome shotgun sequence contains the following coding sequences:
- the abcg8 gene encoding ATP-binding cassette sub-family G member 8, with protein MDTEIDDGQINGSSQCQDIELFSSEEDSSLYFTYSGGCNELEVNNLHYEVDTAAQIPWYERLSEFKLPWEMKGNKQTAINKLSLRVRSGQMLAIIGSSGCGKTSLLDIITCRDEGGIMTSGQIMINGKPNTPQLVKKSIAHVRQDDRLLPHLTVRETLVFVAKLRLPTHFTQAQRDQRVDDVIAELRLRQCAHTRVGNDYVRGVSGGERRRVSIAVQLLWNPGILILDEPTSGLDSFTAHNLVITLSRLARGNRLVLLSVHQPRSDIFQLFDLVVLLSSGSAVYCGAARDMVPYFTALGYPCPRYCNPSDFYVDLISIDRRTPDQEAECLERARVLAEHFMEKVRDTDDHMWKPAGSSTALTHTGSPQQPNTVKGEEVITISNQRNRLPGRLHQFTILIRRHMYNDYRDLVTLLVHGFEALLMSLLVGCLYYGAGEERLSIQDTVALLYMIGALTPFAVVLDVIAKCHTERAMLYHELEDGMYSVTSYFFAKILGELPEHCVFTLVYGLPIYWLAGLNEDPYNFLLNFVLVWLMVYCSRAMALFVAASLPTLQTSAFMGNALFTVFYLTGGFVINLENMWLVASWLSHASFMRWGFEGMLQVQFRGNKYPVKIGNITIYVDGLHVVEAMNMNQYPLYSCYLVLLAVCLGFMALYYVSLKFIKQKSSQDW; from the exons ATGGACACAGAAATAGACGATGGCCAAATAAATGGCTCCTCACAG TGTCAAGACATAGAACTGTTCTCGTCTGAAGAAGACAGCAGCCTCTACTTCACCTACAGTGGAGGGTGCAATGAGCTGGAGGTCAACAACCTGCACTATGAG GTAGACACAGCAGCTCAGATCCCCTGGTATGAGAGGTTGTCAGAGTTCAAGTTGCCATGGGAGATGAAAGGAAACAAGCAGACAGCCATCAACAAACTCAGCCTCAGAGTACGCAGCGGGCAGATGTTGGCCATCATTGGCAGCTCAG GCTGTGGTAAAACATCTTTGCTGGACATAATAACGTGTCGGGATGAAGGCGGTATAATGACATCTGGCCAGATTATGATCAACGGAAAGCCCAACACACCCCAGCTGGTGAAGAAGAGTATCGCTCACGTCCGCCAAGACGACCGCCTTCTTCCTCACCTCACCGTCCGCGAGACTCTCGTCTTTGTAGCCAAACTGAGGCTCCCTACCCATTTCACACAGGCTCAGCGGGATCAGAGG GTGGACGATGTCATTGCAGAGCTGCGGCTTAGACAGTGTGCACACACCAGGGTGGGGAACGACTATGTGAGGGGTGTTTccggaggggagaggaggagagtcaGTATAGCCGTCCAACTTCTCTGGAACCCtg gTATTTTGATTCTGGACGAGCCCACGTCAGGTTTGGACAGTTTCACAGCCCACAACCTGGTGATCACACTGTCCCGCCTGGCCCGGGGAAACCGTCTGGTGTTGCTGTCGGTCCACCAGCCTCGATCAGATATCTTCCAGCTGTTCGACCTCGTTGTCCTGCTCTCGTCAGGTTCAGCTGTTTACTGCGGTGCTGCTCGTGACATGGTGCCTTACTTCACCGCACTAGGATACCCCTGCCCACGATACTGCAACCCTTCCGACTTCTATG tTGACCTGATCAGTATAGACAGGCGCACTCCGGATCAAGAGGCCGAGTGTTTGGAGCGGGCTAGAGTTCTGGCTGAGCATTTCATGGAAAAGGTCAGAGACACAGACGATCACATGTGGAAACCAGCTGGGAGCAGCACAGCACTGACGCACACTGGCAG CCCTCAGCAGCCCAACACAGTTAAAGGAGAAGAAGTCATCACTATTTCCAACCAGAGAAACAGATTGCCTGGCAGACTTCATCAATTTACCATCCTCATCAG GCGTCATATGTACAATGACTACAGAGACCTGGTCACTTTATTGGTCCACGGCTTCGAGGCCCTTCTCATGTCACTGCTAGTCGGTTGTCTCTATTACGGGGCAGGAGAGGAACGTCTTTCCATTCAGGACACCGTGGCGCTCCTCTACATGATCGGAGCTCTCACCCCTTTCGCCGTGGTGCTGGACGTCATAGCTAAAT GTCACACAGAGAGAGCCATGCTGTACCACGAGCTGGAGGACGGCATGTACTCTGTCACATCTTACTTCTTTGCCAAG ATTCTGGGGGAGTTACCAGAGCACTGTGTGTTCACCTTGGTTTATGGTCTGCCCATCTATTGGTTGGCGGGGCTTAACGAGGATCCATACAATTTCCTCCTCAACTTCGTGCTGGTGTGGCTGATGGTTTACTGCAGCCGAGCCATGGCTCTGTTTGTAGCAGCTTCGCTGCCCACTCTGCAGACCTCAGCGTTCATGGGCAACGCTTTGTTCACCGTCTTTTATTTAACTGGAGGTTTTGTCATCAACCTGGAGAATATGTGGCTTG TGGCCTCGTGGCTCTCTCACGCCTCCTTCATGCGCTGGGGCTTTGAGGGAATGTTGCAGGTGCAGTTCAGAGGCAACAAGTACCCCGTCAAGATCGGAAACATAACCATCTATGTTGATGGATTACAT gTGGTTGAGGCCATGAACATGAACCAGTACCCTCTGTACTCGTGCTACCTGGTGCTGCTGGCAGTCTGTCTGGGCTTCATGGCGCTTTACTACGTGTCCCTTAAATTTATCAAACAGAAGTCCAGTCAAGACTGGTGA